The Opitutales bacterium ASA1 genome window below encodes:
- the bshA gene encoding N-acetyl-alpha-D-glucosaminyl L-malate synthase BshA has translation MTRPLRIGITCYPSVGGSGIVATELGEELAARGHDVHFVSYGRPFRLAEDKPRIAFHPVVINDYELFRYPDYTLPLSVKMAEVARDHALDVLHVHYAVPHATAAILACDMLPPDRRPKVVTTLHGTDTTLLGRDAGYGPAIRHALERSDAVTTVSDFLRRETHRLLAVERSIDVVHNFFDPHVPSRSSDAVRAELGLDPKTKIVLHASNLRPVKRIDLLLAAFACVPREIDVRLLVLAGSDFAPHREAVLRLGIEDRVVVREKVVEIEDYLQIADAGLFTSDSESFCVSILEAMNFAVPSVARAVGGIPEVTEHGVSGLLIPPSAPPSDIGVALAGLLSDDRRRRAMGSAAHTRARESFSVATVVPRYEALYRRVLGAGSD, from the coding sequence ATGACTCGTCCGCTCCGTATCGGCATCACCTGTTACCCGTCCGTCGGCGGCAGCGGCATCGTGGCCACCGAACTCGGCGAGGAACTCGCCGCCCGCGGGCACGACGTGCATTTCGTCAGCTACGGTCGCCCGTTTCGTCTCGCCGAGGACAAGCCCCGCATCGCGTTTCATCCCGTCGTCATCAACGACTACGAACTCTTTCGCTACCCCGACTACACGCTCCCTCTCTCGGTCAAGATGGCCGAGGTCGCCCGCGACCACGCGCTCGACGTGTTGCACGTGCACTACGCCGTGCCGCACGCCACCGCCGCGATCCTCGCTTGCGACATGCTCCCGCCCGACCGGCGTCCGAAGGTCGTGACCACCCTTCACGGCACCGACACGACTCTGCTCGGCCGCGACGCCGGCTACGGGCCCGCCATTCGCCACGCGCTGGAACGCTCCGACGCGGTTACCACCGTATCCGATTTTCTGCGACGCGAGACGCACCGCCTGCTCGCGGTGGAACGTTCGATCGACGTGGTCCACAACTTCTTCGATCCCCACGTACCGTCACGCTCGTCCGACGCGGTGCGCGCGGAGCTCGGACTCGACCCGAAAACGAAGATCGTCCTCCACGCCTCCAATCTCCGCCCGGTCAAGCGCATCGATCTCCTCCTCGCCGCCTTCGCGTGCGTCCCACGAGAGATCGACGTGCGGCTCCTCGTGCTCGCCGGCTCCGACTTCGCCCCGCACCGTGAGGCCGTGCTGCGGCTGGGCATCGAAGATCGGGTCGTCGTGCGGGAGAAGGTCGTCGAAATCGAAGACTATCTGCAGATCGCCGATGCCGGCCTCTTCACTTCGGACTCCGAAAGCTTCTGCGTGAGCATCCTCGAGGCGATGAACTTCGCGGTCCCCAGCGTGGCTCGCGCCGTCGGCGGCATTCCCGAGGTGACGGAGCACGGCGTATCCGGCCTGTTGATACCGCCCTCCGCCCCGCCGTCCGATATCGGGGTCGCCCTCGCCGGTCTCCTTTCGGACGATAGGCGCCGCCGCGCCATGGGGTCCGCGGCTCACACCCGCGCCCGCGAGAGCTTTTCCGTCGCGACCGTCGTGCCCCGCTACGAGGCACTCTACCGCCGCGTCCTCGGTGCCGGGTCCGACTGA
- the bshB1 gene encoding bacillithiol biosynthesis deacetylase BshB1 yields the protein MKRSSTSRSHPPEPSRGCTLLAFGAHPDDIEFGCGAVVALETQRGASAHFVVCSRGESATHGTPAIRTREARVGAAALGATLEFIELGGDAHFERTVKHALALAAVIRRLRPAIVLAPTVVENQHPDHAVLGALVRDAARLARYGGVKELRPPRGLPPHAIDQLHHYAITHDAQPRDVTEILVDVSSPQVVAAWTAAMRAHASQASTRDYVQLQLDRARLHGARCGASFAVPLFTADAIVVDSLTAIRRGARHF from the coding sequence ATGAAGCGTTCATCGACTTCCCGCTCCCACCCGCCTGAGCCGAGCCGCGGCTGCACGCTGCTCGCGTTCGGCGCCCATCCCGACGACATCGAGTTCGGCTGCGGAGCCGTCGTCGCGCTCGAGACGCAGCGCGGCGCATCCGCGCACTTCGTCGTCTGTTCGCGCGGCGAATCGGCCACGCACGGCACACCCGCGATCCGCACCCGCGAGGCCCGCGTCGGAGCCGCCGCGCTCGGAGCCACGCTCGAATTTATCGAACTCGGTGGAGACGCGCATTTCGAGCGCACGGTGAAGCACGCGCTCGCTCTCGCCGCCGTGATCCGTCGCCTCCGTCCTGCGATCGTACTCGCGCCGACGGTCGTCGAAAACCAGCACCCCGATCACGCCGTGCTCGGCGCGCTCGTCCGCGACGCCGCCCGCCTCGCCCGCTACGGCGGCGTGAAGGAACTGCGTCCGCCGCGCGGACTGCCGCCGCACGCGATCGACCAACTCCACCACTACGCCATCACGCACGACGCCCAACCACGCGACGTGACCGAGATCCTCGTCGACGTGTCCTCGCCGCAGGTCGTAGCCGCCTGGACCGCTGCGATGCGCGCGCACGCCTCGCAGGCGTCGACCCGCGACTACGTCCAACTCCAGCTCGACCGCGCCCGCCTCCACGGCGCTCGTTGTGGCGCATCGTTCGCCGTGCCGCTCTTCACCGCCGACGCGATCGTGGTCGACTCGCTCACCGCGATCCGCCGCGGCGCGCGGCACTTCTGA
- a CDS encoding PIG-L family deacetylase gives MRSPATVPHRLGRLHALARRGLLAAAVAVASLVHGRPPDPVTAADILQELRALRETATVLYVAAHPDDENTRLIAYLARGRGYRTAYISLTRGDGGQNLIGTELGPGLGLIRTHELLAARRIDGGEQFFTRANDFGFSKDSRETLRIWDRDTVLEDMVRVIRTLRPDVIVTRFSPEPSGTHGHHTASAILAVEAFALAADPTAFRATLGDLPPWQAKRVLLNVPRWGAAAAAVPDGLSLDVGGYNALLGASFGEIAARSRTMHKSQGFGALGTRGSAWEAFRLLAGEPAATDIMDGVDTTWKRVSGGESISEAIDAAIAAFDPLRPATSVPALLELRDRLATLPDEPIVAHKRAHLDRILVASLGLFSETTVRASETVPGENLALRFGAILRASTAPTATVRWIGARLVGAGDAFLFRADRDLATDTPASGEANYTLPLDTPLSTPHWLRRAGSVGMYAVEDDALDSAVAPLDAPPVAIEHVFEISGRTFVVPDSPVEVILDRVKGEIRRPLVVVPPVTITLVDDLAVLAPGASREVAVELTAARANRSGNLVLAAPSGWNVSPSARAFSFATPGESARFVFTVRAPDRAADAALVASVDVDGRTYAQSRIDIAYDHVPPLLIQPPATIRAVAMNLRIRDRRVGYVPGAGDLVGDALGRMGFAVTPLAGAELSPERLQSFDTVVFGIRAFNTRTDLAPRLRDLFAWVEAGGTAIVQYNTTGDLKSSTLAPHPLRLSRGRVTDESAAVRVLAPEHPALLGPNRIGPADFEGWVQERGLYFPDQWDRSFTPLFAMHDEGEAPLEGSLLVARHGRGWFVYTGLSFFRQLPAGVPGAWRLFANLASLGPEENAP, from the coding sequence ATGCGCTCCCCTGCCACGGTCCCCCACCGCCTCGGCAGACTCCACGCCCTCGCCCGCCGCGGCCTTCTCGCCGCGGCGGTGGCGGTCGCGAGTCTCGTGCACGGCCGCCCGCCCGATCCCGTGACCGCCGCCGACATCCTTCAAGAACTGCGCGCGCTCCGCGAAACCGCCACCGTCCTCTACGTCGCCGCTCATCCCGACGACGAGAACACCCGCCTCATCGCCTACCTCGCCCGTGGGCGAGGCTACCGCACCGCCTACATCTCGCTCACGCGCGGCGACGGCGGCCAGAACCTCATCGGCACCGAACTCGGACCCGGCCTCGGCCTGATCCGTACGCACGAGTTGCTCGCCGCGCGTCGCATCGACGGTGGCGAACAGTTCTTCACCCGCGCCAACGACTTCGGCTTCTCCAAGGACAGCCGCGAGACCCTGCGTATCTGGGATCGCGACACGGTCCTCGAAGACATGGTCCGCGTGATCCGCACGCTTCGCCCCGACGTGATCGTCACGCGCTTCTCGCCCGAACCGAGCGGGACCCACGGGCACCACACCGCCTCCGCCATCCTCGCCGTCGAAGCGTTTGCCCTCGCCGCCGACCCCACCGCGTTTCGCGCCACGCTCGGCGACCTCCCGCCTTGGCAGGCGAAACGCGTCCTCCTCAACGTCCCCCGTTGGGGCGCCGCAGCCGCCGCCGTCCCCGACGGCTTGAGCCTCGATGTGGGTGGCTACAACGCCCTGCTCGGCGCCTCGTTCGGCGAGATCGCCGCGCGCTCGCGCACGATGCACAAGAGCCAGGGCTTCGGCGCGCTCGGCACGCGCGGAAGCGCGTGGGAAGCCTTTCGCCTCCTCGCCGGTGAACCCGCCGCGACCGACATCATGGATGGTGTCGACACGACCTGGAAACGCGTGTCCGGCGGGGAATCCATCAGCGAAGCGATCGACGCCGCCATCGCCGCATTCGATCCGCTCCGGCCCGCCACGAGCGTGCCCGCGCTGCTCGAACTGCGCGACCGCCTCGCCACGCTCCCCGACGAGCCGATCGTGGCACACAAACGCGCCCACCTCGACCGCATCCTCGTCGCCTCGCTCGGCCTCTTCTCCGAGACGACCGTCCGCGCCTCCGAGACCGTGCCCGGCGAAAACCTCGCCCTGCGTTTCGGCGCCATCCTCCGCGCCTCGACGGCCCCGACGGCGACCGTTCGTTGGATCGGCGCGCGCCTCGTCGGTGCCGGTGACGCGTTTCTCTTCCGAGCCGACCGCGACCTCGCCACCGACACGCCCGCAAGCGGCGAAGCGAACTATACGTTGCCGCTCGACACTCCGCTCTCCACCCCGCACTGGCTCCGCCGCGCCGGCTCGGTCGGCATGTACGCGGTCGAAGACGACGCCCTCGACTCCGCCGTCGCGCCGCTCGACGCACCCCCGGTCGCGATCGAACACGTATTCGAAATCTCCGGACGCACGTTCGTCGTCCCCGACTCGCCGGTCGAAGTGATCCTCGATCGCGTGAAGGGCGAGATCCGCCGCCCGCTCGTCGTCGTCCCTCCGGTGACGATCACCCTCGTCGACGACCTCGCCGTGCTCGCGCCCGGTGCCTCGCGCGAAGTCGCGGTGGAGTTGACCGCCGCCCGCGCCAACCGCTCCGGCAACCTCGTCCTCGCCGCCCCGTCGGGCTGGAACGTGTCGCCCTCCGCTCGAGCCTTCTCGTTCGCGACCCCGGGCGAGAGCGCACGCTTCGTCTTCACCGTCCGTGCGCCCGACCGCGCCGCCGATGCCGCTCTCGTCGCGTCGGTCGACGTCGACGGCCGCACCTACGCGCAGAGCCGCATCGACATCGCCTACGACCACGTGCCGCCGTTGCTCATCCAACCACCCGCCACGATCCGCGCCGTGGCCATGAATCTCCGCATCCGCGACCGCCGAGTCGGTTACGTTCCCGGCGCAGGAGACCTCGTGGGCGACGCGCTCGGTCGTATGGGATTCGCCGTCACGCCGCTTGCCGGCGCGGAACTCTCCCCCGAGCGTCTCCAGAGTTTCGATACGGTCGTCTTCGGTATCCGCGCGTTCAATACACGCACCGACCTCGCGCCGCGGTTGCGCGATCTCTTCGCCTGGGTCGAGGCTGGAGGCACCGCCATCGTTCAATACAACACCACCGGCGACCTCAAGTCGTCCACCCTCGCTCCTCACCCGCTCCGCCTTTCGCGCGGGCGCGTGACCGACGAGTCCGCCGCGGTCCGCGTGCTCGCGCCGGAGCATCCCGCCCTGCTCGGCCCGAACCGCATCGGGCCCGCCGACTTCGAGGGCTGGGTGCAGGAGCGCGGCCTCTACTTCCCCGACCAGTGGGACAGGAGCTTCACGCCGCTCTTCGCCATGCACGACGAAGGCGAGGCCCCGCTCGAAGGCTCGCTTCTCGTCGCACGCCACGGCCGGGGCTGGTTCGTCTACACCGGCCTCTCGTTCTTCCGTCAACTTCCCGCCGGCGTGCCCGGTGCGTGGCGTCTGTTCGCCAATCTCGCCTCGCTCGGCCCCGAGGAAAACGCTCCATGA
- a CDS encoding DUF2911 domain-containing protein gives MLTSHLLRSVGVAAALFAASTAFAQTPQLQFPAASPTATLKQRVGLTDVEITYARPGAKGRTIFGGLVAYGEVWRTGANNATKVVFSTPVKFGGAEVPAGTYGLFTIPGEKEWTIILNSNPEQWGAYRYDASHDVVRVKATPEKLATAVETFTIDVNDIRDDSATLALSWEKTRVPVKLEIDLKGQLVPAIEAAMAAPGDKKPYFQAAMFYHDHDVDLKKALTWVDAALAEQERFWMMFLKARIHAKMGDKPAAIAAATKTRELAQAAGDSSYVRQAEALIASLR, from the coding sequence ATGCTCACCTCCCACCTGCTCCGCTCCGTCGGCGTCGCCGCCGCGCTCTTCGCCGCCTCGACGGCCTTTGCCCAAACACCACAACTGCAGTTTCCCGCCGCCAGCCCCACCGCGACGTTGAAGCAGCGCGTCGGACTCACCGACGTCGAGATCACCTACGCCCGCCCGGGTGCCAAGGGTCGCACGATCTTCGGCGGACTCGTCGCCTACGGCGAAGTCTGGCGCACCGGCGCGAACAACGCCACCAAGGTCGTCTTCAGCACACCCGTGAAGTTCGGCGGCGCGGAAGTTCCCGCCGGCACCTACGGGTTGTTCACGATCCCCGGCGAGAAGGAGTGGACGATCATCCTCAACTCCAACCCCGAGCAGTGGGGCGCCTACCGCTACGACGCCTCGCACGACGTCGTCCGCGTGAAGGCCACACCCGAGAAACTCGCGACCGCCGTCGAGACGTTCACGATCGACGTGAACGACATCCGCGACGACTCCGCCACGCTCGCGCTTTCGTGGGAAAAGACCCGCGTGCCCGTGAAGCTGGAGATCGACCTCAAGGGCCAACTCGTCCCCGCGATCGAGGCCGCCATGGCCGCTCCCGGCGACAAGAAGCCCTACTTCCAAGCCGCGATGTTCTACCACGACCACGACGTCGACCTGAAGAAGGCGCTGACTTGGGTCGACGCCGCCCTCGCCGAGCAGGAGCGCTTCTGGATGATGTTCCTCAAAGCCCGCATCCACGCCAAGATGGGCGACAAACCCGCCGCGATCGCCGCCGCCACCAAGACACGCGAACTCGCCCAAGCCGCCGGCGACTCGAGCTACGTCCGCCAAGCCGAAGCCCTCATCGCGAGCCTGCGCTGA
- a CDS encoding MFS transporter, which translates to MLRVAYPRPQTHPHMAKTGFLKLREKLAYGFGDLASVLYWQTFMLYFTFFYTDVFVIPAAAASTMFLVSRVWDGINDPLMGIVADRTETRWGKFRPYLLWMCVPFAVMGVLTFTTPDFGPTGKLVWAYATFIGLMMLYTAVNIPYTALLGVITPDPAERTSVSSIKFMFAFGAGFIVSASLLPMVSALGGGDDAKGWSLSFVVYGIAAVVFFLIAFAGTRERVRPPRTQKPSIKRDLSELVTNVPWLLLLATTMAWVLFVAVRSSVTVHYFKYYVGTQDLVLPFLGAKTYTFEWIVSAFNTIGQAASLVGVLLVSWFARQVGKKNAFIILFASGVVLTAAFFWLKPEQVLLMFVLQIVSSLTSGPLCVLLWAMYADSADYGEWKRGRRTTGLVFSASTMSQKFGWAFGAFVSLQLMAQLGFAPNVDQTPDTLRGLLLLMSLIPAVFGILSIVIVCFYPLNEHKLADIEKVLNERRAAEGATTPAG; encoded by the coding sequence ATGCTCCGTGTCGCATACCCCCGCCCGCAAACGCATCCGCACATGGCAAAGACCGGTTTCCTCAAACTGCGCGAAAAGCTCGCCTACGGCTTCGGTGATCTGGCGTCCGTCCTCTACTGGCAGACGTTCATGCTCTACTTCACGTTCTTCTACACGGACGTGTTCGTCATCCCGGCGGCCGCGGCATCGACCATGTTTCTCGTCAGTCGCGTGTGGGATGGGATCAACGATCCGCTCATGGGCATCGTCGCGGACCGCACGGAGACGCGTTGGGGTAAGTTCCGGCCTTACCTGCTTTGGATGTGCGTGCCGTTCGCGGTCATGGGCGTCCTCACCTTCACTACGCCGGACTTCGGGCCGACGGGAAAACTCGTCTGGGCCTACGCGACGTTCATCGGCCTGATGATGCTCTACACGGCGGTGAACATCCCCTACACGGCGCTGCTCGGGGTGATCACGCCCGATCCGGCGGAGCGCACGAGCGTGTCGTCGATCAAGTTCATGTTCGCCTTCGGTGCCGGCTTCATCGTCTCGGCGTCGCTTCTGCCGATGGTTTCGGCGCTCGGCGGAGGAGACGACGCGAAAGGTTGGTCGCTGTCGTTCGTCGTCTACGGCATCGCGGCGGTGGTGTTCTTCCTCATCGCCTTCGCCGGCACGCGCGAACGTGTGCGTCCGCCGCGCACCCAGAAGCCGTCGATCAAGCGGGATCTCTCGGAACTCGTGACCAACGTGCCGTGGCTGCTCCTGCTCGCGACGACGATGGCGTGGGTGCTCTTCGTCGCCGTGCGCAGCAGTGTGACGGTGCACTACTTCAAGTACTACGTCGGCACGCAGGATCTCGTGTTGCCGTTCCTCGGCGCCAAGACCTACACCTTCGAGTGGATCGTGTCGGCCTTCAACACGATCGGACAGGCGGCCTCCCTGGTGGGCGTCCTGCTCGTGAGTTGGTTCGCACGGCAGGTCGGCAAGAAGAACGCGTTCATCATCCTCTTTGCTTCGGGCGTGGTTCTCACTGCGGCCTTCTTCTGGCTGAAACCGGAGCAGGTGCTGCTCATGTTCGTGCTGCAGATCGTCAGTTCGCTCACGAGTGGGCCCCTCTGCGTGCTGCTGTGGGCGATGTACGCGGACTCGGCCGACTACGGTGAATGGAAGCGCGGACGTCGCACCACCGGGCTGGTCTTCTCCGCGTCGACGATGTCGCAGAAGTTCGGCTGGGCCTTCGGGGCGTTCGTCTCGCTCCAACTCATGGCGCAACTCGGTTTCGCGCCCAACGTCGATCAGACGCCCGACACCTTGCGCGGTCTGCTCCTGTTGATGAGCCTGATCCCGGCCGTGTTCGGAATACTCTCGATCGTGATCGTGTGCTTCTATCCCCTCAACGAGCACAAGCTCGCGGACATCGAGAAGGTCTTGAACGAACGCCGTGCGGCCGAAGGGGCGACGACCCCCGCGGGCTGA
- a CDS encoding ABC transporter ATP-binding protein gives MGAPSDTDHHPLDHRFSGEHPLRSLLYLYKGERRRLLVASLAYLVKHSPVWLFPVITADVVDIVARPEAHSPSELWFNAVLLAVLLVQNIPLHYAFVRALSLAARTMETKLRSAICRRLQHLSIGYYAKQSAGALQAKVLRDVESVEQLTRVLFDGGLGCLTNIVFAVVVTGLRQPAFLAFFLLTVPAAVLLVLVLRKPLASRNADFREEIERMSTRVGEMTHLLPITRAHGLESVALQRVSESLERVRAKGLLLDGINALFGALSWATFNAFSMVCLIVAAFAALEGWLPIGAGDVVLVSTYFGLICGSVLALVGTAPQITRGLESIRSIGEVLECPDLEHNEGKPAIESLKGGYTFDRVSFSYPGSALAAMHDFSLEVAPGETVAFVGPSGAGKSTILNLVIGFIRPSAGRILVDGLDLEAHDLRTYRRHIAVVPQESILFDGSIRDNVTYGLPSLADETVERALRDANAWDFVSRLPAGWNTSVGEKGARLSGGQKQRLAIARALLRDPRVLVLDEATSALDTETELLIQEALARLMEGRTTFVVAHRLSTIRDAHRIVVMDQGRIAEIGTHETLLATGGLYARLHARQAGTRQA, from the coding sequence ATGGGCGCGCCGTCCGACACCGACCACCACCCCCTCGACCACCGCTTCTCCGGCGAACACCCGCTGCGGTCGCTTCTCTACCTCTACAAAGGAGAACGCCGCCGCCTGCTCGTCGCCTCGCTCGCCTACCTCGTGAAGCACAGCCCCGTGTGGCTGTTTCCGGTCATCACCGCGGACGTGGTCGACATCGTCGCGCGACCCGAAGCGCACTCGCCCTCCGAGCTCTGGTTCAACGCCGTCCTGCTCGCCGTCCTCCTCGTCCAAAACATCCCGCTGCACTACGCCTTCGTGCGCGCGCTCAGCCTCGCCGCTCGCACGATGGAGACGAAACTGCGCTCCGCCATCTGCCGCCGCCTCCAGCACCTCTCGATCGGCTACTACGCCAAACAAAGCGCCGGTGCCCTTCAGGCCAAGGTGTTGCGCGACGTCGAGTCGGTCGAACAACTCACGCGCGTGCTCTTCGACGGTGGCCTCGGCTGTCTCACCAACATCGTCTTCGCCGTCGTCGTGACGGGTCTGCGCCAGCCGGCGTTTCTCGCCTTTTTTCTGCTCACCGTTCCCGCCGCCGTCCTCCTCGTCCTCGTGCTCCGCAAGCCGCTCGCGTCCCGCAACGCCGACTTCCGCGAAGAGATCGAGCGCATGTCCACCCGCGTCGGCGAGATGACCCACCTGTTGCCCATCACGCGCGCCCACGGGTTGGAGAGCGTCGCGCTGCAGCGGGTGAGCGAATCGCTCGAGCGCGTCCGCGCGAAAGGTCTTCTGCTCGACGGCATCAACGCCCTCTTCGGCGCGCTTTCGTGGGCCACGTTCAACGCCTTCAGCATGGTCTGCCTGATCGTCGCGGCCTTCGCCGCTCTCGAGGGTTGGCTCCCCATCGGCGCAGGCGACGTGGTACTCGTGTCCACCTACTTCGGACTGATCTGTGGATCCGTGCTCGCTCTCGTCGGCACCGCTCCTCAGATCACCCGCGGGCTCGAGTCCATCCGTTCGATCGGCGAAGTCCTCGAGTGCCCCGACCTGGAGCACAACGAAGGCAAGCCCGCGATCGAGTCGTTGAAAGGTGGATACACGTTCGACCGCGTGTCCTTCTCCTATCCCGGCTCCGCCCTCGCCGCCATGCACGACTTCTCGCTCGAGGTCGCACCGGGAGAGACCGTCGCCTTCGTCGGCCCCTCCGGCGCGGGCAAGTCCACGATCCTCAATCTCGTCATCGGCTTCATCCGCCCCTCCGCCGGCCGCATCCTCGTCGACGGTCTCGATCTCGAAGCTCACGACCTGCGCACGTACCGCCGCCACATCGCGGTCGTCCCACAGGAGTCGATCCTCTTCGACGGGAGTATCCGCGACAACGTCACCTACGGTCTGCCCTCGCTCGCGGACGAGACGGTCGAAAGAGCGCTCCGCGACGCCAACGCTTGGGACTTCGTCTCGCGCCTGCCCGCAGGTTGGAACACGTCCGTCGGCGAAAAAGGCGCGCGCCTCTCCGGCGGGCAGAAACAACGCCTCGCCATCGCCCGCGCCCTCCTGCGCGATCCGCGCGTCCTCGTGCTCGACGAAGCGACCTCCGCCCTCGATACCGAGACCGAACTGCTCATCCAGGAAGCACTCGCTCGCCTCATGGAAGGCCGCACGACGTTCGTCGTCGCCCACCGCCTCTCGACGATCCGCGACGCCCATCGTATCGTAGTCATGGATCAAGGCCGCATCGCGGAGATCGGCACGCACGAGACGCTCCTCGCCACCGGCGGACTCTATGCCCGTCTCCACGCCCGCCAAGCCGGCACCCGCCAGGCGTGA
- a CDS encoding sugar phosphate isomerase/epimerase, which yields MCFVSLTAMTKPRLLLLPTFVFASFFGAGAGCSRVETRPAVGLQLWSLREEFKKDTMRALDLVRDMGFTEVETAGTAGMSAADYRAALEARGLKPVAAHVQYGAMEADVAKVVAEIKALGATYAFCPWIPHDGPAGFDAALAAKAAANFNTWGAAFRAAGIRFGYHVHGYEFVPGSREGETLFDDMVRATDPQAVEFQMDVFWVYRAAEDPMTLLKRYPTRWASIHIKDIRKEAERIVGSSGAPASDKVVIGTGAIDWPTLLSAAREQGVNHFVLEDESDAPLEQIPASMRYLGGLEF from the coding sequence GTGTGTTTCGTTTCACTTACCGCCATGACCAAACCCCGTTTGCTTCTCCTCCCCACCTTCGTGTTCGCGTCGTTCTTCGGCGCCGGCGCCGGTTGCAGCCGAGTCGAAACTCGCCCCGCCGTGGGGCTCCAACTCTGGAGCCTGCGCGAGGAATTCAAGAAGGACACCATGCGCGCGCTCGATCTCGTGCGCGACATGGGCTTCACCGAGGTCGAGACGGCGGGCACGGCGGGTATGTCGGCCGCCGACTACCGTGCGGCCTTGGAGGCGCGGGGCCTGAAGCCGGTGGCCGCGCACGTGCAATACGGCGCGATGGAAGCGGACGTCGCCAAGGTCGTGGCGGAGATCAAGGCGTTGGGGGCGACCTACGCCTTTTGCCCGTGGATCCCGCACGACGGTCCGGCTGGTTTCGACGCCGCGCTGGCGGCGAAGGCGGCGGCGAACTTCAACACCTGGGGCGCGGCTTTTCGCGCGGCGGGCATCCGCTTCGGGTATCACGTCCATGGATACGAGTTCGTGCCGGGCAGCCGCGAAGGAGAGACGCTCTTCGACGACATGGTGCGGGCGACCGATCCGCAGGCTGTGGAGTTTCAGATGGACGTCTTCTGGGTCTACCGTGCGGCGGAGGATCCGATGACGCTCTTGAAACGGTATCCGACGCGTTGGGCATCGATCCACATCAAGGACATCCGCAAGGAGGCGGAGCGGATCGTCGGTTCCTCGGGCGCGCCGGCGAGCGACAAGGTCGTGATCGGCACGGGCGCGATCGATTGGCCGACGCTGTTGAGCGCCGCGCGGGAGCAGGGCGTGAACCACTTCGTGCTGGAAGACGAGTCGGACGCGCCGCTGGAGCAGATCCCGGCGAGCATGCGGTACCTCGGCGGGTTGGAGTTCTGA
- a CDS encoding glycoside hydrolase family 28 protein has product MAASVAVLAGLLLCSQARAVETRHAVTDFGATPDGKTLVTGHIQAAIDFIHHSGGGTVVVPAGVFRTGAIFLKQGVALHLEKDAVLLGSNDIEDYPRRATRIEGHFPVWRTALINAEGIHGLRISGEGTIDGNGVLFWAAYWQRRKENPQCTNLEVERPRMFFIDRCTDVRISGLRLRDSGFWNVHLYRCQDVLIEDLDIFSPGTVPIRAPSTDGIDIDSCQRVTVRRCTISVDDDCIAIKGSKGPLADRDASSPPVEDILIEDCTFGTGHGVVTFGSEATVVRNVTVRNCTVKGLNNLVRLKLRPDTPQLYENVVYENIVMEGDGRLFDVQPWRQFYDPQGHEPPPSIVRNVTVRNVTGSCRRLGVLAGNPGDTIEDIRLENLDLRAEDTNLRLGGVRGIVFENVRVNGSPFSVPTN; this is encoded by the coding sequence GTGGCCGCCTCCGTCGCGGTTCTCGCCGGCCTGCTTCTCTGCTCGCAGGCGCGAGCCGTCGAAACCCGACACGCGGTCACCGACTTCGGCGCGACACCCGACGGCAAGACGCTCGTGACCGGGCACATCCAAGCCGCGATCGACTTCATCCATCACTCCGGCGGCGGCACCGTGGTCGTGCCCGCCGGAGTGTTCCGCACCGGCGCGATTTTCCTGAAGCAAGGGGTCGCGCTCCATTTGGAAAAGGACGCCGTCCTTCTCGGCTCCAACGACATCGAGGACTATCCGCGCCGTGCCACGCGCATCGAAGGTCACTTTCCCGTCTGGCGCACCGCGCTGATCAATGCCGAGGGCATCCACGGTCTTCGCATCTCGGGCGAAGGCACGATCGACGGCAACGGCGTGCTCTTCTGGGCCGCCTATTGGCAGCGCCGGAAGGAGAACCCGCAGTGTACGAATCTCGAGGTGGAGCGCCCGCGGATGTTCTTCATCGACCGCTGCACCGACGTGCGCATCTCCGGGCTGCGCCTGCGCGACTCAGGCTTCTGGAACGTCCACCTCTACCGCTGCCAGGACGTGCTCATCGAAGACCTCGACATCTTCTCGCCCGGCACCGTTCCCATCCGCGCTCCCAGCACCGACGGGATCGACATCGACAGCTGCCAACGCGTCACCGTCCGCCGCTGCACCATTTCGGTCGACGACGATTGCATCGCCATCAAAGGCTCCAAAGGTCCTCTCGCCGATCGCGACGCCTCCAGCCCGCCCGTCGAGGACATCCTCATCGAGGACTGCACGTTCGGCACCGGCCACGGAGTAGTCACGTTCGGGAGCGAAGCCACGGTCGTGCGCAACGTCACCGTCCGCAACTGCACGGTCAAAGGCCTCAACAACCTCGTCCGTCTCAAGCTCCGACCCGACACGCCTCAACTCTACGAGAACGTCGTCTACGAAAACATCGTGATGGAAGGCGACGGTCGCCTCTTCGACGTCCAGCCTTGGCGCCAGTTCTACGACCCGCAGGGCCACGAGCCCCCACCGTCGATCGTGCGCAACGTCACGGTCCGCAACGTCACCGGCTCGTGCCGTCGCCTCGGCGTCCTCGCCGGCAATCCGGGCGACACGATCGAAGACATCCGGCTCGAGAACCTCGACCTGCGCGCCGAGGACACCAACCTGCGCCTCGGCGGCGTTCGGGGAATCGTCTTCGAAAACGTGCGCGTGAACGGCAGCCCGTTCAGCGTCCCCACGAACTGA